The proteins below are encoded in one region of Methanosarcina barkeri 3:
- a CDS encoding DEAD/DEAH box helicase, which produces MIKISFKQGTLLIEGNVRVPSAVWDERSGSFRALALYYRDIINYLKNSKVQFKDEVLDLLPCPDLATAYETSGKKLKLRDYQAEALVTWGENNRWGVLVLPTGSGKTLVGIRAIAGCNTPALVVVPTLDLLEQWKKQLEEAFLTEIGKLGGGEKKILPITVSTYDSAYIHAETLGNRFGLLVFDEVHHLPAAGYRSIAEFSAAPYRLGLTATYEREDELHSELSRLVGGKVYEKHVSELAGSHLAPYMIKRIAVALTDEERKEYDKFYSVYTDYLRKTGIVLQGPGDFQKLVMRSGRDPEARKALLARNTARELAFNTDSKLEKLNEILKAHREDRIFIFTEHNRLVHRISREFLIPAITYRTPAKERNSILEKFREGKYRAVVTSKVLDEGIDVPEANVGIIASGTGSKLAYVQRLGRILRKKEGKEAILYEIITEETTEAGTARRRKEAVSSRKGSGSPVQKKQMKKESEKEKQMKKESKKENQIRNEPGKEGQITKEQGKRDQISNEEGHESRINKEKSFGGGSPAHF; this is translated from the coding sequence ATGATCAAAATCAGTTTCAAGCAGGGAACACTTCTTATAGAAGGTAATGTGAGAGTTCCCAGTGCAGTCTGGGATGAAAGAAGCGGAAGTTTCAGGGCTCTTGCTCTTTATTACAGAGATATAATAAATTATCTGAAAAATTCTAAGGTTCAATTTAAAGACGAAGTTCTTGACCTTCTTCCATGTCCGGATTTAGCAACAGCTTATGAAACTTCCGGAAAGAAACTTAAGTTAAGGGATTACCAGGCCGAGGCTCTTGTAACCTGGGGAGAAAACAATAGATGGGGAGTGCTTGTCCTGCCAACAGGGAGCGGAAAAACTCTTGTTGGAATAAGGGCAATTGCAGGCTGCAACACTCCTGCCCTTGTGGTTGTCCCGACGCTTGACCTGCTTGAACAATGGAAAAAACAGCTTGAAGAAGCTTTTTTAACGGAAATAGGAAAACTTGGGGGTGGGGAGAAGAAAATTCTTCCGATAACCGTTTCCACATATGACTCTGCTTATATTCATGCCGAAACTCTTGGGAACAGATTCGGCCTCCTTGTTTTTGACGAAGTACATCATCTGCCTGCAGCCGGATACAGGAGCATTGCCGAGTTTTCCGCAGCGCCTTACAGGCTTGGGCTAACAGCCACTTACGAACGGGAAGATGAGTTACACTCGGAGCTTAGCAGGCTTGTAGGGGGAAAAGTATACGAAAAACACGTATCGGAACTTGCAGGCAGCCACCTTGCCCCTTACATGATCAAACGGATAGCTGTTGCACTTACGGATGAGGAAAGGAAAGAATACGACAAATTTTATTCGGTTTATACAGATTATCTCCGCAAAACCGGAATAGTCCTTCAGGGTCCAGGGGATTTTCAGAAACTGGTCATGAGAAGTGGAAGAGATCCTGAAGCCAGAAAAGCCCTTCTTGCAAGAAACACAGCCAGAGAACTTGCTTTCAATACCGACTCAAAACTTGAAAAACTTAACGAGATCCTTAAAGCACATCGGGAAGACAGGATCTTCATTTTTACAGAACATAACCGGCTTGTCCACCGGATTTCCAGGGAATTTCTCATTCCTGCAATTACCTACAGGACGCCTGCAAAAGAAAGGAATTCCATCCTTGAGAAGTTCAGGGAAGGAAAATACAGAGCTGTGGTCACTTCAAAGGTGCTTGACGAGGGAATTGACGTTCCTGAGGCAAATGTAGGGATTATAGCAAGCGGCACAGGGAGCAAATTAGCATATGTCCAGCGCCTTGGAAGGATTCTCAGAAAGAAAGAAGGAAAAGAAGCCATACTCTACGAAATTATAACTGAAGAAACGACAGAAGCCGGAACTGCCAGAAGAAGAAAAGAAGCTGTTTCAAGCCGAAAAGGCTCTGGAAGTCCAGTGCAGAAAAAACAGATGAAGAAAGAATCAGAAAAGGAAAAACAGATGAAAAAAGAATCAAAAAAGGAAAACCAAATTAGAAATGAGCCAGGAAAGGAAGGCCAAATAACTAAAGAACAAGGAAAAAGAGACCAAATAAGCAACGAAGAAGGACACGAAAGCCGGATAAATAAAGAAAAAAGCTTCGGAGGCGGCTCACCTGCTCACTTCTGA
- a CDS encoding DUF790 family protein translates to MLTSDLLVTRISGGKIKPVYAAFDPENLELSRLLIETFEQHIGKTYGDLLAELDGYEEMNYRFIRGLSQLLGRRTVIETDAAVDPSLARETVFEACGGMALSPVEKKEALQKAAKKLSISVKELEKALWADLEENQIVKSFVPFSPAELLKQYNISLTQTLLFKAVDLDIWIKGDFQKILWKILRSGLMYSLEDTEEERGKIDRESYRDKEGKEESEGKNKEGKNKEGKTKEGKIKEKFDELKAVHLHLDGPASLFRISERYGNSFAKIFPALLKSKGWRLKSGILHKGYQGKRVLDFTLDDSEKFFKITSEAAMYPETTSTGIQIKEEKGIYEAEKETGKEAGKDVEIKEIDAEEEVYDSTLEKIFGSLSLGSWKIKREPTILKAGKYAFVPDFSLQRDGMRVYLEIVGFWTPEYLENKIEKLKQVKEPVILLIDRKLKCSEKDFPSQEVIFFDKKIPANEVMQILRKYEEKKLSEDRLRLEDMEFPISGELINLEEIATGKGVMPDALKKVVADRLAKAGVLEKAGELEKSGKSERAGDLGKARELKELRESGKAKEFGKAKEFGKVEDLEKYRGYVLLENYLIHRKLLEKIDLELEEPGAVETYADAAKVFEGFGLDRSLYYPVLDYLKYKVIWTGLSEEDARVRKAGV, encoded by the coding sequence CTGCTCACTTCTGACCTTCTTGTAACCCGCATTTCCGGAGGGAAAATAAAGCCTGTATACGCAGCTTTTGATCCCGAAAACCTGGAACTTTCAAGGCTTTTGATAGAAACTTTCGAGCAGCATATCGGAAAAACCTATGGGGATCTTCTGGCTGAACTTGATGGTTACGAGGAAATGAATTACCGCTTTATCAGGGGGCTTTCCCAGCTGCTTGGAAGACGCACCGTTATAGAAACGGATGCAGCCGTTGACCCTTCTCTGGCAAGGGAAACGGTTTTTGAAGCCTGCGGTGGCATGGCCCTTTCTCCTGTCGAGAAAAAAGAAGCTCTGCAAAAAGCTGCAAAAAAGCTTTCAATTTCGGTAAAGGAACTTGAAAAGGCACTCTGGGCGGACCTTGAGGAAAACCAGATCGTCAAAAGTTTCGTACCCTTTTCTCCGGCAGAACTCCTGAAACAGTACAATATTTCCCTAACTCAGACTCTGCTCTTTAAAGCAGTTGACCTCGACATCTGGATAAAAGGCGATTTTCAGAAAATCCTCTGGAAAATTCTTCGTTCCGGGCTTATGTACTCCCTTGAAGATACTGAAGAGGAAAGAGGAAAAATCGATAGAGAAAGCTATAGGGATAAAGAAGGAAAAGAAGAAAGTGAAGGAAAAAATAAAGAAGGAAAAAATAAAGAAGGAAAAACCAAAGAAGGAAAAATCAAAGAAAAATTTGACGAACTAAAAGCCGTCCACCTGCATCTTGATGGGCCCGCTTCTCTTTTTCGGATATCGGAACGCTATGGGAACTCCTTTGCAAAAATCTTTCCTGCCCTGTTAAAATCAAAAGGCTGGAGGCTCAAATCAGGCATTCTTCACAAAGGTTACCAGGGGAAGCGTGTCCTGGATTTTACCCTTGACGACTCGGAAAAGTTTTTCAAAATTACTTCTGAAGCAGCCATGTACCCTGAGACTACTTCTACGGGGATTCAAATTAAAGAAGAAAAAGGAATATATGAAGCCGAAAAAGAAACCGGAAAAGAAGCCGGAAAAGACGTCGAAATTAAGGAAATCGACGCCGAAGAAGAGGTCTATGACAGCACGCTTGAAAAGATATTTGGCAGCCTCAGTTTGGGAAGCTGGAAGATTAAAAGGGAGCCAACGATTCTTAAAGCCGGAAAATACGCTTTTGTCCCGGATTTCTCCCTTCAGAGAGATGGAATGAGGGTATATCTGGAAATAGTGGGATTCTGGACCCCCGAATATCTTGAAAATAAGATTGAGAAACTCAAGCAGGTAAAGGAACCTGTGATTCTCCTGATTGACAGGAAACTCAAGTGTTCTGAAAAGGATTTCCCTTCGCAGGAAGTTATCTTCTTTGACAAAAAAATCCCGGCAAATGAAGTCATGCAGATACTCAGGAAGTACGAGGAAAAAAAGCTTTCAGAAGACCGGTTAAGACTGGAGGATATGGAATTCCCTATTTCAGGAGAACTGATAAACCTTGAAGAAATCGCAACCGGAAAAGGAGTTATGCCGGATGCCTTAAAGAAAGTGGTTGCAGACAGGCTTGCAAAGGCTGGAGTACTGGAGAAAGCTGGGGAATTAGAAAAATCCGGAAAATCAGAACGGGCAGGAGATTTAGGAAAAGCAAGAGAGTTAAAAGAACTCAGAGAGTCAGGAAAAGCCAAAGAATTCGGAAAAGCCAAAGAATTCGGAAAAGTCGAAGATCTGGAGAAATATCGAGGTTACGTTCTCCTCGAGAACTACTTAATTCACAGGAAGCTGCTTGAGAAAATCGATCTGGAACTTGAAGAACCAGGGGCAGTAGAAACTTATGCTGATGCAGCAAAGGTCTTTGAAGGTTTCGGGCTTGACCGCAGCCTCTACTATCCTGTGCTTGACTATCTGAAGTATAAGGTTATCTGGACAGGGCTGAGTGAAGAGGATGCAAGAGTGAGGAAAGCAGGAGTTTGA
- the sugE gene encoding quaternary ammonium compound efflux SMR transporter SugE, whose product MEWIFLFIAGLFEAAWAIGLKYTEGFTKLYPSILTILCMFLSFYFLSQALKTLPIGTSYAVWTGIGIIGTTILGVLLFNEPMDFARAFCIILIFSGIIGLRIVSS is encoded by the coding sequence ATGGAATGGATCTTCCTTTTTATCGCAGGTCTTTTTGAGGCAGCCTGGGCAATCGGGCTGAAGTATACTGAAGGTTTTACAAAGCTTTATCCAAGCATCCTTACCATCTTATGCATGTTTCTTAGCTTCTATTTCCTTTCCCAGGCCCTGAAAACTCTGCCAATAGGGACCAGTTATGCAGTCTGGACCGGAATAGGGATTATCGGCACAACTATTCTCGGTGTCCTTCTCTTTAATGAACCCATGGACTTTGCCAGGGCTTTCTGTATAATTCTGATATTCTCAGGGATAATCGGGCTTAGAATAGTTTCTTCATAA
- a CDS encoding radical SAM protein translates to MAAPKYLKRYFKVHRDEMPALFKISERIPVQFDPGMPLEELRKIHSNEIVEYRKLKEHLELEAAKALNYKDANDRLALFTRSFLALPKASPSLLDIKVEIADRMLSNCQCCGWRCEVDRKAGEKGFCRLADTSNYASEFLHMGEEPELVPSHTIFLTGCAFACVYCQNWDLSTSPEAGTRIESRKLAKLIDLRRMHGARNVNFVTPTPHTHTVLKIVREISVNTPVIWNSNMYHSPEVAELLEGVVDVYLGDFKYGNNACARKYSKIKNYLEIVQPNFEFAYKTAEVLLRHLVLPGHLECCTRPIAEWVAKHIPQTRFNLMFQYRPCYRAMEYPEIGRLLTPEEEVKAIKIVREAGIEDLLV, encoded by the coding sequence ATGGCAGCCCCGAAGTACCTGAAACGTTACTTTAAGGTGCACAGAGATGAAATGCCTGCCCTTTTTAAAATATCCGAAAGGATTCCGGTCCAGTTTGATCCGGGCATGCCGCTTGAAGAACTCAGGAAAATTCATAGCAATGAGATCGTAGAGTATCGAAAACTTAAAGAACACCTTGAACTAGAAGCCGCAAAAGCCCTCAACTATAAAGATGCGAATGACAGGCTGGCACTTTTTACAAGAAGCTTCCTGGCACTTCCGAAAGCCAGTCCCTCTCTTCTTGACATTAAAGTTGAGATTGCAGACAGAATGCTGTCTAATTGCCAGTGTTGTGGGTGGCGTTGTGAGGTTGACCGGAAAGCCGGTGAAAAAGGCTTCTGCAGGCTAGCTGATACTTCCAATTACGCTTCTGAGTTTCTGCACATGGGAGAGGAACCTGAGCTTGTACCCTCTCACACGATCTTTCTTACAGGTTGTGCTTTTGCCTGCGTTTACTGCCAGAACTGGGATCTCTCAACTAGTCCTGAAGCCGGAACCCGAATTGAGTCCAGGAAGCTTGCAAAACTGATCGACCTTCGGAGAATGCATGGGGCCAGAAACGTGAATTTCGTTACCCCTACTCCACATACGCATACTGTGCTAAAGATAGTGCGGGAAATCTCTGTAAATACGCCTGTGATCTGGAACTCAAATATGTATCATTCCCCTGAAGTTGCAGAGCTCCTTGAAGGAGTTGTGGATGTTTACCTGGGAGATTTTAAGTACGGAAATAATGCATGTGCCCGGAAATATTCAAAAATAAAAAATTACCTGGAAATCGTACAGCCAAATTTTGAATTTGCCTATAAAACCGCAGAAGTTCTCCTTCGCCACCTTGTCCTTCCAGGCCACCTGGAATGCTGTACAAGGCCAATTGCCGAATGGGTTGCAAAACATATCCCACAGACCAGGTTCAACTTGATGTTTCAGTACAGGCCATGTTACCGGGCTATGGAATATCCGGAAATTGGACGCCTCTTGACTCCGGAAGAAGAGGTTAAGGCGATAAAGATTGTAAGAGAGGCAGGGATTGAGGACTTACTGGTCTGA
- a CDS encoding class I SAM-dependent methyltransferase encodes MEVKSRKHTKKMHTKPKSIWEGFFKDKTHGGHRYSSEEFLAMEAREKLFHLDGGKTLLDFGCGSAELLTYYAPEYEQLLGVDFSPSMLGEASKRISERKYNNIDLILADHETLWENLDSDFDRITAAGVVQYLTFEEIDDFLAKASEYLSTDGKIVFFDILDPRLYPLWKLGVFTPNAGLLKALYRIGCDFQTSVTATLKNRPRDISGFTHNPYKIQKIANKNDFEMCYVQSMYYEYKYHAIMFRT; translated from the coding sequence ATGGAAGTTAAAAGTAGAAAACACACGAAAAAGATGCATACAAAACCAAAAAGCATCTGGGAAGGCTTTTTTAAGGATAAGACACACGGAGGACATAGATATTCGTCTGAAGAGTTTCTTGCTATGGAAGCAAGAGAAAAATTATTCCACCTAGATGGAGGCAAAACGCTGCTTGATTTCGGGTGTGGCTCGGCAGAACTCCTGACTTACTATGCCCCTGAATATGAACAGCTTTTAGGAGTAGACTTTTCCCCATCCATGCTTGGAGAAGCAAGTAAAAGGATCAGTGAAAGAAAATATAATAATATCGACCTTATACTTGCGGACCATGAGACTCTTTGGGAGAACCTGGACTCAGACTTTGATCGAATAACTGCAGCTGGCGTAGTCCAGTACTTAACCTTTGAAGAAATTGATGACTTTCTTGCTAAGGCATCAGAGTATCTCAGTACGGACGGTAAAATAGTATTTTTTGACATACTGGACCCACGATTATACCCATTATGGAAACTAGGAGTGTTTACACCGAATGCTGGACTTTTAAAAGCCTTATACAGGATAGGTTGCGATTTTCAGACTTCAGTCACAGCAACCTTAAAAAATCGTCCAAGAGATATTTCCGGTTTTACCCACAACCCTTACAAAATTCAGAAAATTGCAAACAAAAATGATTTTGAGATGTGTTATGTACAATCAATGTACTACGAATATAAATATCATGCAATAATGTTTCGAACTTAA
- the mtbC gene encoding dimethylamine corrinoid protein MtbC has translation MADTEALLFEIADAVISCKKEKVIETVGKAKLKLPPEEIIEKGLSAGMNQVGILFERGKLFLPHVMMAADAMTAGVKLLEEDLPAGTQGKKIGVIVNGTVEGDVHDIGKSIVSTMLQSSGFEVYDLGRDVPTRSFIEKAKEVNADIIGISALMTTTLQGQKDVIELLKEEGLRDKVKIMVGGAPATQAWADKIGADCYAENASEAVAKAKELLL, from the coding sequence ATGGCAGATACAGAAGCGTTACTCTTCGAGATTGCTGATGCGGTAATCTCCTGTAAAAAGGAAAAAGTAATCGAAACGGTAGGAAAAGCGAAGTTAAAGCTCCCTCCTGAAGAAATCATAGAAAAAGGCCTTTCTGCAGGCATGAACCAGGTAGGAATTCTTTTTGAAAGAGGAAAACTTTTCCTGCCTCATGTAATGATGGCAGCCGATGCAATGACTGCCGGGGTAAAACTTCTTGAAGAAGATTTACCAGCAGGCACACAGGGAAAGAAAATTGGTGTTATCGTAAACGGGACAGTTGAGGGCGACGTCCACGACATTGGCAAGTCAATAGTATCAACAATGCTCCAGTCTTCTGGTTTTGAGGTATATGATCTTGGTAGGGATGTGCCTACGAGGAGCTTCATCGAAAAGGCAAAGGAAGTCAATGCTGACATAATTGGAATTTCCGCTCTTATGACGACAACCCTTCAGGGACAGAAGGACGTAATTGAGCTCCTCAAAGAAGAAGGACTAAGGGATAAAGTAAAAATTATGGTAGGCGGAGCCCCTGCAACTCAGGCCTGGGCTGACAAAATAGGTGCCGATTGCTACGCCGAAAATGCAAGCGAAGCTGTGGCAAAAGCAAAAGAACTGCTACTTTGA
- a CDS encoding APC family permease, protein MNTAGDCSRAHCEPKELERSIDWKQGLAIALGVPLLILPSIGYFTGYVWAFSIILWGLTILLGFIQNIAFGELSTVFPKASGLPGYTQTVFGSNSNKINQGKFKFGKFIGGFSAWSYWFGWSPVLAIYAILIGDYLQGLIPTLSVIPKTLLSLLVGGFIFGTLGIINSKGLKNGAKAGYILAVVSLIPLMVITLAPFLTGDFHIANITGSWFPVDWTWDLQHVLIIFGLFAMAEWSACAWETAAIYGPEYRNPNTDTPKALLVCGGICLVLYVLVQTSVIGTLGVNEVLAQPVSPMLPLANLSLGSIGASISIIMLIGAMLLIIQTAFLSSARSIYSMSIQGNLPAFLSKLNSHGHPMNAMAADAMFNMCLILLGNPTAILAASAIGYMCANGISLYTYFKVRNDPEFSKLERPFKAPRGWKNVALITAILNVPFFLVGIIYLNSLELGWATTGIGFFVLCLYIPLWFYSQKEAKEEKAVEKDAIFGEISV, encoded by the coding sequence CTGAATACGGCAGGAGACTGCAGCAGGGCACACTGCGAGCCAAAGGAGCTTGAAAGAAGTATTGACTGGAAGCAAGGGCTTGCAATAGCTCTTGGTGTTCCTTTGTTAATCCTACCGTCTATAGGTTATTTTACAGGCTATGTCTGGGCCTTTTCAATAATATTATGGGGCCTGACTATTTTACTTGGCTTTATCCAGAACATCGCATTCGGAGAGCTTTCAACGGTTTTTCCGAAGGCTTCGGGCTTGCCAGGCTATACCCAAACCGTTTTTGGCTCAAATTCGAATAAAATCAATCAAGGAAAATTTAAGTTTGGTAAATTCATAGGCGGTTTCAGCGCCTGGAGTTACTGGTTCGGCTGGAGTCCTGTACTTGCGATTTATGCGATCCTGATAGGAGACTACCTTCAGGGCTTGATACCAACTCTTTCTGTAATCCCCAAGACATTGCTTTCCTTATTGGTAGGTGGATTTATCTTTGGCACACTTGGAATTATAAATTCAAAAGGGCTCAAGAATGGAGCAAAAGCAGGGTACATTTTAGCGGTAGTATCTTTGATTCCTCTTATGGTTATTACACTTGCTCCATTCCTTACAGGGGATTTTCATATTGCTAATATTACAGGCTCATGGTTTCCTGTTGACTGGACCTGGGATCTACAGCACGTACTCATTATTTTCGGGCTTTTCGCAATGGCAGAATGGAGTGCCTGTGCCTGGGAAACCGCAGCAATTTACGGGCCAGAATACAGGAACCCCAATACTGATACTCCAAAAGCACTACTAGTCTGCGGAGGAATCTGTCTCGTGCTTTATGTATTGGTCCAGACATCTGTAATAGGCACTCTTGGAGTTAATGAAGTACTTGCCCAGCCTGTGTCTCCTATGCTTCCTCTTGCAAATCTTTCTCTGGGCTCTATTGGGGCTTCCATCTCGATAATAATGCTTATTGGAGCCATGCTACTGATTATACAGACTGCATTTCTCTCCTCTGCAAGGTCAATTTATTCGATGTCAATTCAAGGCAACCTTCCTGCATTTTTAAGCAAACTTAATTCTCATGGGCACCCGATGAACGCGATGGCTGCCGATGCCATGTTCAATATGTGTTTAATCCTTTTGGGAAATCCTACTGCAATTCTTGCAGCTTCTGCAATCGGATATATGTGTGCTAACGGGATCAGTCTCTATACGTATTTCAAGGTAAGGAATGACCCTGAGTTCTCAAAATTAGAAAGACCCTTTAAAGCCCCACGCGGCTGGAAAAACGTAGCACTGATTACGGCAATTTTGAATGTCCCCTTCTTTCTGGTAGGAATAATTTACCTCAACAGCCTTGAACTGGGATGGGCTACTACAGGGATAGGCTTTTTCGTGCTTTGTCTCTATATTCCGCTCTGGTTTTATTCCCAGAAAGAAGCAAAAGAGGAAAAAGCTGTGGAAAAAGATGCCATTTTTGGTGAAATTTCAGTGTAA
- a CDS encoding ATP-binding protein, producing the protein MQNFDNKQKLEPFTLIFSHQKFFQNIPDLIPREICPCFSLEGSEIKLISGPAHAGKTTFMSQVASSLVGVKIYIDFENNQMQELGSGYLQAIEETAAEIRKKETEGGEGQIFYFFDEIQNLQGWESWVDRLHRQGAEIYLTSSRSKLINEFSSRFPGRCKILKFFPFSFKEYLLIKGNEIEEPGFLTTSSDELLCMFLQYFENGGFPDVIKNNDISLSRKYFEEGLEKGDAYGYDIQKLKKLTIFLISNMASEYSLETLKKVSGIENDELIDNYLNYLEDIFVLYRVPKLNSLQESGKEKDIPCKIYAGDTGFFKAVYPGYPDSLGLRFENLVFLELLRREKQVFYFQNKRECDFVIKERDSQKVSAAIQISVCFGNPVVREREILGLMEALDEYDLEQGLVLTMDDEETIQVNGKNGKKIIMVKPVWKWMLE; encoded by the coding sequence ATGCAAAATTTTGATAACAAGCAAAAATTAGAGCCTTTTACCCTGATCTTCAGCCATCAGAAATTTTTTCAAAATATTCCAGATTTAATCCCCAGAGAGATTTGTCCCTGCTTTTCCCTGGAAGGCAGTGAAATTAAACTCATCTCTGGGCCCGCTCATGCAGGTAAAACCACTTTCATGAGTCAGGTTGCCAGTAGCCTGGTTGGAGTAAAAATTTATATTGATTTTGAAAACAATCAGATGCAGGAGTTAGGATCTGGATATTTACAGGCAATTGAGGAGACTGCAGCCGAAATTCGCAAAAAAGAAACTGAAGGCGGAGAGGGGCAAATTTTCTATTTTTTTGATGAAATCCAGAATCTTCAGGGGTGGGAGAGCTGGGTTGACAGGCTTCACAGGCAAGGGGCAGAAATTTATCTAACTTCATCGAGATCAAAATTAATAAATGAGTTTTCTTCCAGGTTTCCAGGTAGATGTAAAATTTTAAAGTTTTTCCCGTTCTCTTTTAAGGAATACTTGCTGATTAAAGGTAACGAAATTGAAGAGCCTGGTTTTCTAACCACTTCCAGCGATGAACTGTTATGTATGTTTTTGCAGTATTTCGAAAACGGTGGTTTTCCGGATGTAATCAAAAACAACGACATCAGTCTTTCCCGTAAATATTTTGAAGAAGGGTTAGAAAAAGGAGATGCATACGGATATGATATCCAGAAATTAAAAAAACTTACCATATTCCTGATCTCGAATATGGCTTCGGAGTACTCTCTTGAGACCCTGAAAAAAGTTAGTGGAATCGAGAATGATGAACTAATAGACAACTATCTGAACTATCTCGAGGACATTTTCGTGCTGTATCGGGTTCCAAAACTCAATAGCCTGCAGGAAAGCGGGAAGGAAAAAGACATTCCTTGCAAGATTTATGCAGGCGATACAGGTTTTTTCAAGGCAGTATATCCAGGCTACCCTGACAGTCTTGGGCTGAGATTTGAGAACCTTGTATTCCTTGAATTGCTGAGAAGGGAAAAACAGGTATTCTACTTTCAGAACAAAAGAGAATGTGATTTTGTTATTAAGGAAAGAGACAGTCAGAAAGTTTCAGCTGCAATTCAGATCTCGGTTTGCTTCGGAAACCCTGTAGTGAGGGAAAGAGAAATTCTGGGACTCATGGAAGCCCTGGATGAGTACGACCTGGAACAGGGGCTTGTTCTAACAATGGACGACGAAGAGACCATCCAGGTTAACGGCAAAAACGGAAAGAAAATAATCATGGTTAAGCCGGTATGGAAATGGATGCTAGAGTGA